A single genomic interval of Mobula hypostoma chromosome 7, sMobHyp1.1, whole genome shotgun sequence harbors:
- the LOC134348838 gene encoding protocadherin gamma-A7-like, with protein sequence MSFRRRSWKIMATELSHGLSFIHLVCALQLVCGQIRYSIPEELELGAFVGNIAEDLSLSIPEITDRKLRLLSDDKLQLLKVNMHNGVLVVKERIDRDALCKQMSTCSVSYDAALENPLELHRVDVEIVDINDNAPGFRESKYNIHISEFTATGALFPLDRAQDADMGTNAVISYKINSNEHFGLKEKEVDDRSKITELILQKPLDREQQSEFHVILTAIDGGIPPRSGTAEIIISIVDANDNAPVFERHTYRVSITENTPTGTIVSKIKAADLDEAANGEVNYYFGTHVSQSVRELFSLDSESGQIYVNGLLDYEVENVYEIEVQAVDKGVPALSGNAKIIVVLTDINDNAPEIRVTSVSSNVREDDALGTVVAIISVTDRDSGENGQVRCRIPTNVPFKLLKSLNNQFKLIVNNAMDRETIPLYNIPITAWDAGLPSLSANKTLIISVSDINDNVPKFTQSSYRVFVMENNAPGGSIFTITALDPDFDKNGKISYSLVESPIGIASLSGAVSVNSDSGCIYALRSFDYEKLKNFQFKVQASDSGSPAMSSTATVNVVILDQNDNAPVIVSPSKRNNAAATQIVPHSPYPGMIVSKIMATDADSGQNARLYYQLLEATDRTLFTVGLHSGEIRTSRTFQNEDRSKHTLVILVKDNGQPSLSSTVTVVFSFLRNATENFSELTNKPKDQLLFSDLNSILIIVLGSTSCIFLLIIILLVILKCNQDKNIYGYSCRICCHSWVNANDGSNRRAVPKTVLNSASAVQTLPIRESYNYTVTLSPDSSNSDFLFLKPHHPTLPLDEFQRS encoded by the exons ATGTCCTTCAGAAGAAGATCCTG GAAAATCATGGCGACAGAACTCAGCCACGGATTGTCTTTCATTCACCTTGTGTGCGCCTTGCAACTTGTTTGTGGACAAATTCGGTACTCGATTCCCGAAGAACTGGAGCTCGGAGCATTCGTAGGGAATATTGCTGAGGATTTAAGCCTAAGCATTCCAGAAATAACCGATCGGAAACTCAGACTGCTCTCCGATGATAAGCTTCAGCTATTGAAGGTAAACATGCACAATGGTGTTTTAGTTGTAAAAGAGCGAATCGACAGGGATGCCCTCTGCAAGCAAATGTCGACTTGTTCTGTTTCGTATGATGCAGCTTTAGAAAATCCTTTGGAACTGCATCGCGTTGACGTGGAGATAGTAGATATAAATGATAATGCACCAGGTTTTAGGGAAAGCAAGTACAATATACATATCTCTGAATTCACCGCAACAGGCGCACTCTTTCCTCTAGATAGAGCCCAGGATGCCGACATGGGAACGAATGCAGTTATTTCATACAAGATCAACTCAAATGAGCACTTCGGTCTGAAAGAAAAGGAAGTAGATGATAGAAGTAAAATTACAGAACTGATATTGCAAAAACCTCTCGACCGCGAACAGCAGTCAGAATTCCATGTAATACTAACGGCCATTGACGGTGGGATTCCTCCGAGATCTGGTACAGCAGAAATCATTATATCTATCGTGGATGCCAATGATAATGCTCCCGTATTCGAACGCCATACATATCGGGTTAGTATCACGGAGAATACACCCACAGGTACCATCGTGAGCAAAATAAAGGCTGCTGATTTAGATGAAGCAGCAAACGGCGAAGTAAATTATTATTTCGGTACACACGTTTCTCAAAGTGTTCGAGAGTTATTTTCTTTGGACTCAGAATCGGGGCAGATTTATGTGAATGGACTGCTGGATTATGAAGTAGAAAACGTTTATGAAATTGAGGTACAGGCTGTGGACAAGGGTGTACCGGCATTAAGTGGAAATGCCAAAATTATCGTTGTTTTAACTGATATTAATGATAACGCTCCAGAAATACGGGTGACATCAGTATCCAGCAATGTGCGGGAAGATGATGCTCTCGGAACTGTTGTAGCTATAATCAGTGTTACAGATCGCGATTCTGGCGAGAATGGACAAGTACGTTGTCGGATTcccaccaatgttccctttaaactgctGAAGTCTTTGAACAACCAGTTTAAGTTGATAGTTAACAATGCTATGGACCGCGAAACCATTCCTCTGTATAATATTCCTATTACAGCCTGGGATGCAGGTCTACCCTCTCTTTCGGCAAACAAAACCTTAATCATTTCAGTCTCAGATATTAACGATAACGTACCGAAGTTTACACAATCTTCGTACAGGGTGTTTGTCATGGAAAACAACGCACCGGGTGGATCTATATTTACTATTACAGCTTTGGACCCTGATTTTGACAAGAATGGCAAGATATCGTATTCTCTTGTGGAGAGTCCCATTGGAATTGCTTCTCTATCAGGCGCTGTATCCGTAAACTCAGACAGTGGTTGCATTTATGCCCTGCGCTCTTTTGACTACGAAAAGCTGAAGAATttccaattcaaagttcaagcGTCTGACTCTGGATCTCCGGCAATGAGCAGCACCGCCACAGTGAATGTGGTGATTTTAGACCAAAATGACAATGCTCCAGTGATAGTATCTCCCTCCAAACGGAACAACGCAGCGGCGACTCAGATTGTGCCGCACTCCCCATATCCAGGAATGATTGTTTCCAAGATAATGGCAACTGATGCCGATTCCGGGCAGAACGCACGTCTTTACTACCAACTTTTGGAAGCTACAGATCGTACGTTGTTCACTGTAGGACTTCACTCAGGAGAAATCAGAACGTCCCGAACGTTTCAGAATGAAGATCGTAGTAAACATACCCTTGTAATTTTGGTGAAAGATAATGGACAACCGAGTCTTTCCAGTACAGTTACAGTTGTGTTTTCATTCTTGCGCAACGCTACTGAAAACTTCTCGGAACTAACAAATAAGCCAAAAGATCAGCTGCTTTTCTCCGACTTAAATTCGATATTGATAATAGTGTTAGGGTCAACTTCTTGCATATTTCTTCTCATAATAATTTTACTGGTAATTTTGAAGTGTAATCAAGATAAAAATATTTACGGTTACAGTTGTAGAATCTGCTGTCATAGTTGGGTGAATGCTAATGATGGCTCTAATCGCAGAGCTGTAccgaaaacagttctgaattccgCCAGTGCTGTACAGACGTTGCCCATTCGGGAATCGTATAACTACACCGTTACTCTCTCACCTGATTCATCGAATAGCGATTTCTTGTTCTTAAAACCGCATCACCCTACGTTGCCTCTTGATGAATTTCAACGTTCTTGA
- the LOC134349873 gene encoding protocadherin-10-like: MAIVVRKGLSFFHLMCVLDIVCGQIRYSIPEELELGAFVGNIAEDLGLSIRELITRKLKLVADDAIQLLKVNMNNGILVVNERIDRDDICKQLSPCFVSYDAVLENPLELHGIEVEILDINDNAPRFTEKEYYSEVSEFTATGELFALERAQDTDVGTNTVMSYQMSSNEHFRLKEQNTADGSKTAVLILEKPLDREQQSEFQLILTAIDGGIPPRSGTAKIIISVQDVNDNAPTFSHQTYRANVVENAPAGTIVTTINAADLDEGKNGEVKYSFSPHVDQRFQGLFNLDSETGQIYVNGSLDYETENVYDIEVQAVDKGSPALSGRATIIVELIDVNDNAPEIKVTSVANNVREDDDIGTVVAIINVIDRDARENGQVRCRLQSNIPFKLQKSLNNQFKLVINDALDRESTSSYNISITAWDAGQPSLSANRTLFISVSDVNDNVPRFTQSSYQAFLMENNRPGGSILTVTAFDSDFDKNSEVLYSLVESPMGDAYLSGAVSINSESGNVYALRSMDYEKLKKFQFKVQASDCGSPVMSSTATVNVVILDQNDNAPVIVSPSKWNNSAATQIVPQSAFPGLVVSRIIATDADSGQNARLSYQLLEATDRSLFTVGFLSGEIRISRKFNNDDSHKHRLLILVKDNGQPSLSSTATALFSFLHNATESFSELTNKPKDNVDFSDLHLTLIVTLGSTSCIFLVVIVLLVILKCSQDRNIYDYNARTCCCGWEHSSSDFNRTAVPKEILNYVGVGRTLPIRESHNYTVTLSPASSRSDFLFLKPYHPTLPLDNLSACGSGK; encoded by the coding sequence ATGGCGATAGTAGTCAGAAAAGGATTGTCTTTCTTTCACCTTATGTGCGTATTGGACATTGTTTGCGGACAAATTCGGTACTCGATTCCCGAGGAATTGGAGCTCGGTGCCTTTGTTGGCAACATCGCTGAGGATTTAGGCCTAAGCATTCGAGAACTCATCACTCGAAAATTGAAGCTGGTCGCCGATGATGCGATTCAGTTATTGAAGGTAAACATGAATAATGGCATTTTAGTTGTGAACGAGCGAATCGACAGGGACGACATCTGCAAGCAACTGTCGCCTTGTTTTGTTTCTTATGATGCAGTTTTAGAAAATCCGTTAGAGTTGCATGGGATTGAAGTGGAAATATTGGATATAAACGATAATGCGCCCAGATTTACAGAGAAGGAATACTATTCAGAAGTCTCTGAATTTACCGCAACGGGTGAGCTCTTTGCTCTAGAGAGAGCGCAGGACACGGATGTGGGAACCAATACAGTAATGTCATATCAAATGAGCTCAAATGAACACTTCCGTTTGAAGGAACAAAACACAGCCGATGGGAGTAAAACTGCAGTGCTGATACTAGAAAAACCGCTAGACCGCGAACAGCAGTCCGAATTCCAACTAATACTGACGGCCATTGACGGTGGGATTCCTCCAAGATCTGGTACAGCGAAAATTATTATTTCTGTACAAGACGTCAATGATAACGCTCCCACCTTTAGTCATCAAACATATAGGGCTAATGTTGTGGAGAATGCACCTGCCGGTACTATAGTGACCACGATAAACGCTgctgatttagatgaaggaaaaaATGGTGAGGTTAAATACTCTTTCAGCCCACACGTTGATCAAAGATTTCAAGGGTTGTTCAATTTAGACTCAGAAACGGGACAGATTTATGTGAATGGATCTCTAGACTATGAAACAGAAAACGTTTATGATATTGAGGTACAAGCTGTAGACAAAGGTTCACCGGCATTAAGCGGGCGCGCCACAATCATCGTTGAATTAATTGACGTTAATGATAACGCTCCGGAAATAAAGGTAACATCCGTAGCCAACAATGTGCGTGAAGATGACGACATCGGGACTGTAGTCGCTATAATAAATGTCATAGATCGTGATGCTCGTGAGAATGGACAAGTTCGTTGTCGACTTCAATCGAATATCCCCTTTAAACTTCAGAAGTCTTTGAACAACCAGTTCAAGTTAGTAATTAACGATGCATTAGATCGAGAAAGCACTTCGTCCTATAATAtctctattacagcttgggatgcAGGGCAGCCCTCTCTTTCAGCAAACAGGACGTTATTCATTTCAGTCTCAGATGTTAATGATAACGTACCAAGGTTTACTCAGTCATCGTATCAGGCGTTTCTCATGGAAAATAATAGACCAGGTGGATCTATACTTACTGTTACAGCTTTTGACTCCGATTTTGACAAGAATAGCGAAGTATTGTATTCCCTCGTGGAGAGCCCCATGGGAGATGCTTATTTGTCTGGCGCGGTATCTATTAACTCAGAAAGTGGGAATGTTTACGCACTGCGCTCCATGGACTATGAAAAATTGAAGAAGtttcaattcaaagttcaagccTCTGATTGTGGATCACCTGTAATGAGCAGCACCGCCACGGTGAATGTGGTGATCTTAGATCAAAATGACAATGCTCCAGTGATAGTATCGCCATCTAAATGGAACAATTCCGCGGCGACTCAGATTGTACCCCAGTCAGCATTTCCAGGCTTGGTTGTTTCCCGAATAATTGCAACTGATGCAGATTCAGGACAGAACGCCCGCCTTTCGTACCAACTTTTGGAAGCTACAGATCGTAGTTTGTTCACTGTGGGATTTCTTTCTGGAGAAATTAGAATCTCCCGAAAGTTTAACAATGATGATAGTCATAAGCATCGACTTTTAATCTTGGTGAAAGACAATGGACAACCAAGTCTCTCCAGTACCGCTACTGCTCTGTTTTCATTCCTGCACAATGCTACCGAAAGCTTTTCTGAATTAACAAATAAGCCAAAAGATAATGTTGATTTTTCAGACTTACATCTGACCTTGATTGTTACGTTGGGATCAACATCTTGTATATTTCTAGTAGTGATTGTTTTGCTGGTCATTCTAAAGTGCAGCCAAGATAGAAATATTTATGATTATAATGCTAGAACGTGCTGCTGCGGTTGGGAGCATTCATCCAGCGACTTTAATCGCACAGCTGTGCCAAAAGAAATTCTGAATTATGTAGGTGTTGGACGGACTTTGCCAATTCGGGAATCGCATAATTACACTGTTACGCTCTCACCTGCTTCATCTAGGAGCGATTTCTTGTTTTTAAAACCGTATCATCCCACGTTGCCTCTGGATAATTTAAGCGCTTGTGGTTCAGGAAAATAA